The Saprospiraceae bacterium genome contains the following window.
TTCAAGGATATGTTCCCGATTATGTGTTGACCAATGCCGAGTTAGAAAAAATGGTAGATACCACAGACGAATGGATTACCACCCGAACGGGAGTCAAAGAGCGACACATTCTTAAAGAGCCTGGCATGGCTACTTCAGATTTAGGTAAAAGGATGGTGGAAGAATTGTTGAAAAAGACGGGGACGAAACCGGAAGAAATTGAGTTGTTGATTTGCTGTACCGTAACCGGTGATATGCGATTCCCAGATACGGCCAGTGCGATTTGTTATAAAGTGGGAATTAAAAATGCCTTTAGTTATGATATCAATGCTGCTTGTTCCGGATTTCTATTTGGATTAACAACAGCTTCAAAATTTATTGAAAGTGGAACGCATAAAAAAATTATTGTAGTTGGGGTTGATATGATGTCTTCGATAATTGATTATTCAGATCGAGCCACATGCATCATCTTTGGAGATGGAGGAGGAGCTGTTTTATTAGAGCCGGATGATAGTGGAAATGGCATTATTGATAGTGTATTGCACGTAGATGGAGCCGGGCGTGAATTCCTTCACATGAAGGCGGGCGGTTCGCTTAGACCACCTACACATGAAACCATTGATCGCAAAGAACACTTTGTTTTCCAGGATGGGAAACCAGTTTTTAAAGCAGCCATCAATGGGATGGTGGATACCATTCAAGAAATTATCAAGAGAAATCATTTAAGTTTAGACGACATCAACTGGTTGGTTCCACATCAGGCAAACATCCGTATTATAAATGGCGTTGCAGAAATGCTTGATTTTCCTAAGGAAAAAGTAATGATCAACATCCAGAAATATGGCAATACGACTTCAGGAACTATTCCCTTGTGTTTGTGGGAATGGGAATCAAAACTAAATAAAGGAGACAACTTGTTGTTATCTGCTTTTGGTGGAGGTTTTACCTGGGGTACCACTTTTCTGAAATGGGCATATTAATATATACATGCACACCAGGCTAACAAAATTATTAGGGATTCAATATCCGGTATTGATGGCCCCGATGTTTTTAGTTTCAAATGTGGCAATGGTTAAAGCTGCAGCTGCAAGTGGGATTGCGGGTTGTATTCCTGCTTTAAATTTCCGTACCAATCTGGAATTTAGAAAGGCACTGGAAGAATTACAAGCTGCGGGCATCTGTTATGGAATTAATTTGATAGTCAATAGGTCAAACTATAAATTTAAAGACCAACTAAAATTAGTCCTTGAATTTAAAGTGCCTTTTGTAATTACCTCATTGGGTAATCCATTTCAAGTCATAGAAGCATGCAAGCCGAAAGGGATCTATGTATTTTGTGATGTTTCTACCATCGAATATGCACACAAAGCAGCTGCATTACATCCAGATGGACTCATCGCAGTTACAAATCAAGCTGGAGGTCATTTGGGTCCTTTATCCCCGCAAGCATTTGTTCCAGAATTAATCCGATTATTTCCGAATCTTCTAATTATTTCTGCAGGTGGTGTAGGCGATTACAAATCTTTTAAAGAGAAATTAGGATTAGGGGTGGATGGGGTATCTGTCGGAACTGTATTTATCGCTTCAGAGGAAGCAGATGTATGCATGGAATACAAACAAGCTTGTGTAGATTATGGAGCTAAAGACATTGTTTGTACCACCAAGCTAAGCGGCATTCCCTGTACGGTAATCAACACAGACTATGTCAAAAAAATCGGAATCAAACAAAATGCTTTGCAGAAATTACTAAGCAAAAATAAAACTTTAAAAAAGTGGTTTAAACTTTGGACATACAAACGAGGAATGGATACACTTTACAATGCTGCTTTTGATGCGGGGTATCACAATGTATGGTGCGCCGGTACTACCGTAGATTATATAGATGCAATCCGACCTGTTAGTGAAATAACTAAAAGGATTGTAAGCGAGAAATAAAAAACCCAACAAAATGATCATGTATTAATCATCTTGTTGGGTTAATTGTAAATTATCTATTTTAATCCAACTGATTGAAATAGTCTTTTTTCTTTAATAATTATTTTAAAATTTTCCGGAGGTGTTCATCTACACCATTAACACACTCGTTCCAGCTTTTCCAGAAATTATCATAAGATCCGACACCGTGAACGGATTCAAAATCTTCTTTAAATTTAATGTCCATATCAAAATCAGCATAATGATCAAAATTATATACAATAGATGTATCTTTTCCGACATTATTCCACAGCTCATTGTAAAATACTCTTGAGGAGAATGGGTATTTTTTTGCTTCCCAAACTGCTTTATTTTTTTTCATCAACTCTGCAAATAAGTAACGCATTCCAGGCTTGATGTCTACTACCCAAACATCTAAATGGCTTGGATTGTAATTAGCAGGGGTATAAGAAAGTTCATCTTTTAATTTCCAGAAATTGGATTCACCATATTCTTCTACATGGACATCCACATTTTTATCCCAATCGTCATCATGTTTGGCATCTCCTTGTGGCAAATGATCCATATCAGTATAGGTCAATGGTCCCATGCCCCATATGTACCAACCATCACTTTTACTTCCTTCAGTTACAATTGCTAAGGATGCTTTAGAGGGTCCTGAAGCGTGAAACAGTGCATTGTGAGCTTTTACTCCTTGTTCAAATTGTTTTTCATGCCCTCGTTTTGGTTTGATAAGCATGTTGTTATACATTGAATAGCTAGGTTTTGAAGCATCCGTTTGTGCTATTGCGAGTTCTGTAAACATGCAGAAGCATAGCGCAATTAAAATCATTTTTGACATAAATTGTATTTAATAATTAATAATAAGTAAATGTAACAAAAAGGAGCATAGCAAGCTGCAATGATTTTTGTCAGGTCCTTCGATTGCAACGAGCTGGTTGGCATTTATTTAATGCAATGCATACAAAAGATATAATTAATATTCAACTCACTACTAATTAGTTTCTCGCAAAGGCTCAGAGTCGCAAGGAAGCAAAGAAGCAAGGAAGCAAGGAAGTAAGGAAGTAAGGAAGTAAGGAAGCAAGGAAGCAAGGAAGCAAGGAAGCAAGGAAGCAAGGAAGCAAAGAAGCAAGGAAGTAAGGAAGGAAGTAAGGAAGTAAGGAAGCAATAGTTCCAGCCGTCAACTATCACCTAACAATTATCACCAAACAACTAAAACCTAATTAATTTCTCGCAAAGACGCAGAGGCGCAAAGAAAAGTAAAAATTCCTGCTACCAACTACCAATTACCAACTATCAACTATCAACTATCAACTATCAAGTCCTTGGCTGAGAAGGATTTTGAATACCTCCTTCCGGATCGAAACGTTCTGAATTTTTGAGTTTCTTTTTGCCTTTGGTTTTAGAAGCTAGTTTTACAGCTTCATAACTGTTGATCATACCACCAGATACAGAAATATCTGATAATTTAGCATCCGTCTTAATGCCTGGAACGGTTACTTTACTAGTTTCTTTTACAGCACTCTCCAGTAATATTTTACGAACTTGTTTTGCGGTCAATTCTGGAAAATACGAGCGGATCAAGGCAGCAACGCCTGCCGCAATCGGACTGGCCATCGAGGTTCCTTGTTCGTTTTTGTATTTGTTATCTGGAACCGTTGAATAAATTTGAACTCCTGGAGAAAATAAATCAACCGATTTTTTACCATAATTAGAAAACCCTGCGATGGATTTTGGTGCGCCTTCAAAAGATAAGGCACCAACTTCTAACCAGTTCGATGCTTTATTACATCCCAGAAATTTTTTCTTGGCAAAATACTTATTTGGAAAATTAGCCACCTTGTCATTATTCTCTGCAGAATTGCCGGATGCGTGTACTAATAGAACATCGTGATCTTTTGCATATTTTACTGCTGCATCCACTGTTTCTTTATCGGGTGAATGACCTTTCCCAAAACTCATGTTAATAATTGAAGCACCATTGTCAACTGCATATCGAATGGCATTGGCAACATCTTTGTCGCGTTCATCTCCATCGGGTACACAACGCACTGACATAATGCGCACATGATCTGCTACACCATCAATGCCAATCCCATTTTCTCTTTTTGCAGCAACCAATCCAGCTACATGCGTGCCATGTGATGCATCCGGACCTTCTACGTCATTGTTACCATAAATACGTTCATTGACATTGTCATAATTGTCTCCGATAATGGTTCTGGGATTGTAATCCGGATTAAATGCATATTTTAATTCATTGGTGTAATGTTTTTTTCCTTCTTCAAAATCATTAACTAAAAATGATTTCAGTTCAGCAACATTTTTAAAGTTTGAGTTTTCTGCCAGTATTTGTTTAGTCATCGCAATGCTCATCGAAAGGGACTTGGAATCTTTTTCATCAATGTTATTGATGTTTTCCAAATTCAAAGCCTGCTCACCCAGAGCATTTGATAAAGTATCAAGCAATCCAAGAATTAATTTTTCAGTGTGTTGAATATAATCCAAATTCGTTTGGGCACTTTTTTGGCGACTTTCAGTATCCGTTTTTAATTTAATGAATTGGTCGTATTCTTTTTTCTGTTTTCCGGTTAATTTAGTACGATCTGCTTGTTCATATTTGTAGCGGAGCTGCGCATACAAGCGAGTCGCTTCATACGTATCATTGGCAACATTTCCATTTTTACCTCCAATAAAATTCCAACCATGGATATCATCGATATAGCCATTTTTATCATCGTCGATGCCATTCCCAGGGATTTCTTTTGGATTGGTCCACATAACATCTTTTAAATCATCGTGGTCTGGTTCAACACCGGAATCCAGGATTGCAACGACGATGGTTTTAGCTTTCTTGCCTGCCAATAATTCTTTGTAGGCTTTTTCAGTTGAAGTTCCATTGAGTCCATCCAGAGATTTGTCCAATAGATGCCAATTTCTTGGTAAAGCATCTTGGCCAAAAAGGTTTTGAAACATTAACAGACTGATTACCAGGAACAAATTAGGTATTAAAAAACGCATATAATTACAGTTTAAGAATTTATTTAATGAATAAAGTGTTATTAATCAATATTTAAAATATAATATATAAATATTATTTGAAATATGTTTGTATTTTTGCCTTGTGTCATTAGCAGGTCAAAGATGAGAATAACAGTTTTAAGTATCCTTAGTTTATGTTGGCTTCAAGGCATAACGCAAAACATTGACCTTGGAGTATCTTTTGGGGCATCCAATTACAGTGGAGATTTAACTGAATCGATCAAAGCTTCTGTAAAACAAAGTCACCCATGTTTCGGACTCCATCTCCGGGCTGAAATTGACCCGGTATTTAGTCTTCGATTGCATTTTATGCAATTAGCCGTGAGTGGGGATGATCGGTTTTCCACCCGCCCTGGCATTGATAAAAGGAAATTGCAATTTGAATCTCAAATACAGGAATTGGGTTTTTATGGTCAATTTCAATTATTGAGTCTGTTTTTAGAGCGGGCTCCAAGATTGAGTCCTTACCTGGAATTTGGGGTATCTGCCTTTCATTTTAATCCGAAAGCCAATTATTTTGGTAGTGCAGTTTCATTGCAAGCATTAGGAACTGAGGGGCAAGGGATGCCAAATTATGATCCAAAATATTCACTTTATAGTTATGCATTGAATTTTGGTTTTGGACTTCGATATTTTATTTCGAGTTCTTATTCATTAAGTTTGGATATGTTGGCACGACAGACCGGTACTGATTATTTGGACGATGCCTCAAAAAATTATGTTTCTTACCAGGAATTGCTTGAAAACAACGGACCGATTGCAGCAGCCCTCGGAAATAAAATCAATGCAGCTACGGGTACACAACGTGCAAATCCTGCCGATAAAGACTGGTATCAATCGCTGACCATTGGATTTTCTTATCATTTTGGTAAAAAATATCATTATTTTAATCCAAGTTTGCAGAAACATCAGATTCGCTGTCCACATTTTTAACAACACCCAATGCATTGGATCCACTGGAGATCCTTCAGAAATACTGGTCTTATCCAGATTTCAGATCCCCTCAAAGAGAAATTATTGATTCAATATTGTCAGGCAAAGACACTGTGGCGCTTTTAGCAACCGGAGCAGGGAAATCAATTTGTTTCCAGGTTCCGGCCCTCTGTTTGCCAGGAGTTTGTTTAGTTATCTCCCCACTTATTGCGTTGATGCAAGATCAAGTAGCCCGTTTAAAAGAATTGGGGATTCAAGCTGCAGCCATTCACTCTGGCATGCATTGGAATGAAATGGATGCGGTCTTATCAAGAGCCCGATACGGTGATTTAAAGTTGCTTTATTTATCTCCCGAGCGATTGGAAACAAAAGACAGTTTAGAAGCGATCCAATCCATTCCGATCAGCTTAATTGCAGTTGATGAAGCGCATTGTATTTCTCAATGGGGACATGATTTTAGACCGGCATATCTTAAGATTGCAGGGATCAGGGAATATACGAAAGCACCCATCCTGGCATTAACAGCAACAGCGACGCAAAAAACTCGGGAAGAAATTTGTACGCACTTAAAGTTGGTTGCACCTGCTGTATTTGAAACCAGTTTTCGACGTAAAAATTTATCGCTGCTTTTATATGAAGAGGAGCAGAAAATGGAGGCGCTCTTACATTTTTTAAAACCGATTAAAGAAAGTGCCATTGTCTATTCAAGAAATCGCAGACAAACCATTGTTTTAGCACAATTCCTTGTCCAATCAGGGATATCTGCAAGGGGCTATCATGCTGGCTTATCAACAACGGATCGAAATCAAATTCAAAAAGATTGGATTGCAAATAAAACCCAAGTGGTTGTTGCAACCAATGCATTTGGGATGGGTATTGATAAACCAGATGTGCGACTGGTAGTTCACCTGGATTTGCCCCAAGGGCTGGAAGAGTATTTTCAGGAAGCAGGCCGGGCAGGTCGGGATCAAAAAAAGTCGTATGCAGTTTTATTATACAATCAACAAGACATCAATCGCTTGCAACAACAATGGATTGACCAATTTCCAGATGAAGATTATATCCGCGAAGTATACAGGTGTCTTGCCTTGCATTATGAAATTCCTGAAGGCGCTATAACCAACGAATCCTTTGATTTTGATGTTTTAGAATTTAGCAAACGGTTTAAATTTAAACCGCTGATCTGTTTAAACGCATTAAAAATTTTAGAGCAAAACGAACGAATTGCTCTGACAGAAGGAATTCGTTCACCT
Protein-coding sequences here:
- a CDS encoding ketoacyl-ACP synthase III; the encoded protein is MTKLLASIKGIQGYVPDYVLTNAELEKMVDTTDEWITTRTGVKERHILKEPGMATSDLGKRMVEELLKKTGTKPEEIELLICCTVTGDMRFPDTASAICYKVGIKNAFSYDINAACSGFLFGLTTASKFIESGTHKKIIVVGVDMMSSIIDYSDRATCIIFGDGGGAVLLEPDDSGNGIIDSVLHVDGAGREFLHMKAGGSLRPPTHETIDRKEHFVFQDGKPVFKAAINGMVDTIQEIIKRNHLSLDDINWLVPHQANIRIINGVAEMLDFPKEKVMINIQKYGNTTSGTIPLCLWEWESKLNKGDNLLLSAFGGGFTWGTTFLKWAY
- a CDS encoding nitronate monooxygenase, whose translation is MHTRLTKLLGIQYPVLMAPMFLVSNVAMVKAAAASGIAGCIPALNFRTNLEFRKALEELQAAGICYGINLIVNRSNYKFKDQLKLVLEFKVPFVITSLGNPFQVIEACKPKGIYVFCDVSTIEYAHKAAALHPDGLIAVTNQAGGHLGPLSPQAFVPELIRLFPNLLIISAGGVGDYKSFKEKLGLGVDGVSVGTVFIASEEADVCMEYKQACVDYGAKDIVCTTKLSGIPCTVINTDYVKKIGIKQNALQKLLSKNKTLKKWFKLWTYKRGMDTLYNAAFDAGYHNVWCAGTTVDYIDAIRPVSEITKRIVSEK
- a CDS encoding S8 family peptidase produces the protein MRFLIPNLFLVISLLMFQNLFGQDALPRNWHLLDKSLDGLNGTSTEKAYKELLAGKKAKTIVVAILDSGVEPDHDDLKDVMWTNPKEIPGNGIDDDKNGYIDDIHGWNFIGGKNGNVANDTYEATRLYAQLRYKYEQADRTKLTGKQKKEYDQFIKLKTDTESRQKSAQTNLDYIQHTEKLILGLLDTLSNALGEQALNLENINNIDEKDSKSLSMSIAMTKQILAENSNFKNVAELKSFLVNDFEEGKKHYTNELKYAFNPDYNPRTIIGDNYDNVNERIYGNNDVEGPDASHGTHVAGLVAAKRENGIGIDGVADHVRIMSVRCVPDGDERDKDVANAIRYAVDNGASIINMSFGKGHSPDKETVDAAVKYAKDHDVLLVHASGNSAENNDKVANFPNKYFAKKKFLGCNKASNWLEVGALSFEGAPKSIAGFSNYGKKSVDLFSPGVQIYSTVPDNKYKNEQGTSMASPIAAGVAALIRSYFPELTAKQVRKILLESAVKETSKVTVPGIKTDAKLSDISVSGGMINSYEAVKLASKTKGKKKLKNSERFDPEGGIQNPSQPRT
- a CDS encoding RecQ family ATP-dependent DNA helicase; its protein translation is MDPLEILQKYWSYPDFRSPQREIIDSILSGKDTVALLATGAGKSICFQVPALCLPGVCLVISPLIALMQDQVARLKELGIQAAAIHSGMHWNEMDAVLSRARYGDLKLLYLSPERLETKDSLEAIQSIPISLIAVDEAHCISQWGHDFRPAYLKIAGIREYTKAPILALTATATQKTREEICTHLKLVAPAVFETSFRRKNLSLLLYEEEQKMEALLHFLKPIKESAIVYSRNRRQTIVLAQFLVQSGISARGYHAGLSTTDRNQIQKDWIANKTQVVVATNAFGMGIDKPDVRLVVHLDLPQGLEEYFQEAGRAGRDQKKSYAVLLYNQQDINRLQQQWIDQFPDEDYIREVYRCLALHYEIPEGAITNESFDFDVLEFSKRFKFKPLICLNALKILEQNERIALTEGIRSPSRLQIIADIETLNSYRNRDPKLDLLIQALFRNYEGIFSVAVQIQEQSLVSICQLDLEKIIQLLKYLHSEQLVDYHPAGNKPQVLFINTRIRSTVLTINKVLFQQQKERMKFRIQWMLDLLSTNKCRQVFIAMYFGQESGSDCGMCDNCLAKTLGKPDKQLYLKWKQLILDALNTKPSMTYREILHLFPINKKSWVESIVQDMVLEQDLIRQHELIRLNPNRNPPS